GGTTGGCCCGGCCACCCGGGGGCTTAAATCCATATTAACAGGGAGGGAGGAAGATGCCTCTGGATCCGGAAATCAAGACCGAGATCATTAAAAAGTTTCAGCGTCACGAGGGGGACACCGGTTCCCCGGAGGTGCAGATAGCTCTGCTTACCGCCCGCATCAAGCAACTGGAGGAGCACTTCAAGGTCCACAGGAAGGACCATCATTCCCGCCGGGGTCTTCTCAAGCTCGTGGGGCGCCGGCGCAGGCTTCTAAATTATCTGCGGCGCACCGACTTTCAGCGCTACCGCGAGCTGGTTCAGGCCCTGGGACTGAGGGGTTAGCGGTCCGGGGGGCATAGTATGGGGTATGCCCTGAAACTTTACGAAGCCTTTCAGGATCTGGGGAGGGATAAGGCGGCCATTCTGGCGGAGTTCGCCGAATGGGTGGAGAGTCAAAAGGCGGCCACCAGGGAGGATCTCGCCGAGACGGAGAAGCGACTGGAGTTGAAGATCTCTCAAGTGGTTGCTGGGGTGAAGGGTGTAATTTGAGGGAATTTGAGAACAGAAAAGGAGCGACGGGTTATGTACAGGGTGGAAACGGAGATTAACGGACGGCCTTTCGTGCTCGAGACCGGGCGCGTGGCCAGGCAGGCCCACGGGGCGGTCCTGGTGAGCCACGGGGACACGGTGGTCCTGGTCACGGTGGTGGCCTCCGAGGAGACGCGGGACATAGATTTTCTCCCCCTGACGGTGGAGTATCAGGAGATGTATTACGCCGCCGGGCGCATACCCGGGGGTTACTTCAAGAGGGAACTGGGGCGTCCCAGCGAGAAGGAGGTCATCACCGCCCGCCTCATCGACCGGCCCATAAGGCCGCTTTTCCCCAAAAAGTGGCGCTACGAGACCCAGGTGATCGCCACGGTGCTTTCCATGGATCCCGAGGTGGACCCGGACATCCTGGCCATTACCGGGGCTTCGGCGGCGTTGGAGCTCTCGCACATTCCCTTTAAAGGGCCCATTGCCGCGGTGCGGGTGGGCCGCGTTGAGGGTCGGCTGATCCTTAATCCCACGGCCTCGGAACTCCGGGAAAGCGATCTCAATCTGGTGGTGGCCGGAAGCGAGGAGGCCATCGTGATGGTAGAGGGCATGGCCCGGGAGGTGCCGGAAGAGGTGATGGAGGAGGCCCTCTTTTTCGCTCACGAGGGACTCAAGCCCCTTCTTGCCCTCCAGAGGGAGCTTCGGGAGAAGGCCGGGCGCCCCAAGATGGTCTTCGAAGAGCCCGAGCCCGATCAGGAGTTGCGGGAACGGGTCTTTCACCTGGCCGGGGAAAAGATGGCCGAAATTCTTTCCACCCCGGGCAAACAGGAGCGCAATCGCAAACGGAGGGAGCTTTTCGAGGCGGTGCTTTCTCTGTTGGGGGAGGAGGCGGCCGGGCGGGAGAGCGAGGTCCGGGAGTATCTGGAGGAGCTCGAAAGGGTGCGCATGCGGGAGATGATCCTTGCGGAGGGCCGGCGCATCGACGGGCGAGGTCCGGAGGACATCCGGCCCATCTCCTGCGAGGTCTCGGTGCTCCCCCGGACCCACGGCTCAGCCCTTTTTACCCGGGGCGAGACCCAGGTGCTGGTGGTGACCACCCTGGGAAGTCCCGAGGAGGAACAGCGCCTGGATCTTCCTGGGGAGGAGATCTTCAAGCACTTCATGTTGCACTATAACTTTCCTCCCTTCTGCGTGGGGGAGGTCAAACCCCTGCGGGGGCCGTCCCGTCGCGAGATAGGGCACGGGATGCTGGCCGAAAGGGCCCTCACCCCGGTGGTTCCCGGGGAGGAGGAGTTCCCGTACACCATTCGGGTGGTTTCGGATGTGCTGGAGTCCAACGGTTCCTCCTCCATGGCCACGGTGTGCGGGGCCACCCTTTCCCTCATGGACGCCGGGGTCCCCATTAAGGACATGGTGGCCGGCATCGCCATGGGCCTGGTCAAGGAGGGAGAT
The window above is part of the Thermosulfurimonas sp. F29 genome. Proteins encoded here:
- the rpsO gene encoding 30S ribosomal protein S15, whose product is MPLDPEIKTEIIKKFQRHEGDTGSPEVQIALLTARIKQLEEHFKVHRKDHHSRRGLLKLVGRRRRLLNYLRRTDFQRYRELVQALGLRG
- the pnp gene encoding polyribonucleotide nucleotidyltransferase, with the protein product MYRVETEINGRPFVLETGRVARQAHGAVLVSHGDTVVLVTVVASEETRDIDFLPLTVEYQEMYYAAGRIPGGYFKRELGRPSEKEVITARLIDRPIRPLFPKKWRYETQVIATVLSMDPEVDPDILAITGASAALELSHIPFKGPIAAVRVGRVEGRLILNPTASELRESDLNLVVAGSEEAIVMVEGMAREVPEEVMEEALFFAHEGLKPLLALQRELREKAGRPKMVFEEPEPDQELRERVFHLAGEKMAEILSTPGKQERNRKRRELFEAVLSLLGEEAAGRESEVREYLEELERVRMREMILAEGRRIDGRGPEDIRPISCEVSVLPRTHGSALFTRGETQVLVVTTLGSPEEEQRLDLPGEEIFKHFMLHYNFPPFCVGEVKPLRGPSRREIGHGMLAERALTPVVPGEEEFPYTIRVVSDVLESNGSSSMATVCGATLSLMDAGVPIKDMVAGIAMGLVKEGDQVVVLTDILGDEDRMGDMDFKVAGTEKGITAFQMDVKVPGITREIMARALSQAREARLKILARMRETLDRPRESLSVYAPRVITLEINPEKVGQVIGPGGKTIKGIIAACGDVKIDIDDQTGLVRIYSSDLETARKAARMIEELTQEAEVGKLYLGKVTRVTDFGAFVELFPGTVGLVHISQLDHRRVRRVTDILNEGDEVLVKVIDIDKAGRIKLSRKAALEESVREMGKETGGEGSGE